One Dreissena polymorpha isolate Duluth1 chromosome 9, UMN_Dpol_1.0, whole genome shotgun sequence genomic window carries:
- the LOC127845273 gene encoding uncharacterized protein LOC127845273 yields MESVIGHITVYKFGTKYTPVQTRKTRFVVHANRKLHCDRPALISKIHHLLAIHRQETQGSHKRLRIYEPDSLHGLNSDGYPVISREEGCHNIHREIKLAIRQCYEEQINESQLYPVGELFMELFQCQQSKKSLFSPLFDYSATCKTHKGISSLYPFSDRQNIYATFEYFMHHICYARQHLCQTGKDIINQEIEEDSGTLPLSAALQKRDSSLVLILLRYGADPFKTLENFEEHMRNPTEQILDDLNGLFLFRNTAFSAQVCAELAAEEGKARECLMLIRRAVPCIQLDCSTFIRTSSQNDSESENNDSESLPVRHVTKYSVLPKLAQTIDMDLFKAPSNLKHLCRCAVRNRIGNNWQKVSSIPKGIQSLPLPRRMKEYLDLLSD; encoded by the exons atGGAATCTGTCATTGGCCACATTACAGTGTACAAGTTTGGAACGAAGTATACACCAGTGCAAACAAGAAAAACACGATTTGTTGTGCATGCGAATAGGAAATTGCACTGTGACCGCCCGGCTTTGATCTCTAAAATCCACCATCTTCTAGCCATTCATCGACAAGAAACTCAAGGGTCACACAAACGCTTAAGGATATATGAACCAGACTCTTTACATGGACTAAATTCTGATGGATATCCAGTTATTTCAAGAGAGGAAGGTTGCCACAATATTCACAGGGAAATAAAGTTGGCAATCCGACAATGTTATGAGGAGCAAATCAATGAAAGCCAGCTCTATCCAGTTGGAGAACTTTTCATGGAATTGTTTCAATGTCAGCAAAGCAAAAAATCCCTCTTTAGTCCACTTTTTGACTATTCTGCAACATGTAAAACACATAAGGGTATAAGCAGTTTATATCCATTCTCAGACAGGCAAAATATCTATGCAACATTTGAGTACTTTATGCATCATATTTGCTATGCTAGACAACATCTCTGTCAAACAGGGAAGGACATAATAAATCAAGAAATAGAAGAAGACTCTGGAACCCTGCCATTGTCAGCAGCTTTGCAGAAGAGAGACTCTTCATTAGTGTTGATACTACTCAG GTATGGAGCTGATCCGTTTAAGACTCTTGAGAACTTTGAAGAACACATGCGAAATCCAACAGAGCAGATACTGGATGATCTCAATGGTTTGTTCTTGTTCAGAAACACTGCGTTCAGTGCACAAGTGTGTGCTGAGCTGGCAGCTGAAGAAGGAAAGGCTCGAGAATGCTTGATGCTCATACGTAGAGCTGTGCCTTGCATCCAGCTAGATTGCTCAACATTTATCAGAACCTCTTCCCAAAATGACTCAGAATCAGAAAACAATGATTCTGAGAGCCTGCCAGTTCGCCATGTCACAAAGTACAGTGTGCTGCCAAAACTTGCTCAGACAATTGATATGGATTTGTTCAAAGCTCCGTCCAACCTTAAGCATCTCTGTCGATGTGCAGTTCGTAATAGAATTGGCAATAATTGGCAAAAAGTTAGCAGTATTCCGAAAGGAATTCAGTCACTTCCTTTACCTCGACGCATGAAAGAATACCTAGATTTGCTGAGTGATTAA
- the LOC127845877 gene encoding protein-glutamine gamma-glutamyltransferase K-like, translating to MAPSSFLLFFHWEDDAVYFPDTAKLSEYVLNDSGCMFTGTDRQIGAIPWFYGQFEPGILEATMLCLQKAFNFRSVSAMGDPVHVSRAISRIVNSQDDNGVMVGDWSGCYDNGRPPLSWVGSVAILRQYMKSGLPVKYGQCYAFAGVVTTMCRALGLPCRPVTNFSSAHDTDGSVTLDVHWNFTGNTELKDLNTDSMWNFHVFNTVWMRRKDLTFGHDGWQVIDATPQEISGGMYACGPSPVAAILNGRCDVVYDTSFLFAAVNADRVHWGRQKDDTWKVIAIETSATGKRLCTKVADGRPVSASLTHCDNLIDDVTDQFKHKEDTGRERASVVLASTLSPRARKDVYSKQNDIEMTVQGPDNVMVGFDVSISVTCKNKSEEKRHLEGNVFVEVITYTGKTLATCKVEEAKLTLGGFERKLLAIPVKAASYIDHVTEAAMLKVSILMRDTQRDNLYVAQETFRLRTPDLNIKCYNSSCQVDREVTLRMSFSNPLDRPLTQSYLYVESAGADDPRLLPVRSTPASCDMTCDVELTFQRKGRHSIYANFFCKELHSVKGVFEVYVQ from the exons ATGGCTCCATCTTCTTTCCtgctttttttccattgggaagaTGACGCCGTGTATTTTCCGGACACTGCCAAACTGTCAGAGTATGTGCTGAACGACAGCGGCTGCATGTTCACCGGAACAGACCGCCAGATTGGAGCTATCCCATGGTTCTATGGGCAG TTCGAACCCGGTATTCTGGAGGCTACTATGTTATGTTTGCAAAAGGCATTCAACTTCCGGTCCGTGTCTGCCATGGGAGATCCCGTGCACGTGTCACGTGCCATTTCGAGAata GTTAACAGTCAAGATGACAACGGAGTGATGGTGGGTGACTGGTCCGGTTGCTATGACAATGGCCGGCCTCCACTCAGCTGGGTGGGGAGCGTCGCCATCCTTCGCCAGTACATGAAGTCAGGGCTCCCGGTTAAGTACGGACAGTGCTACGCGTTCGCAGGCGTCGTAACAACGA TGTGTCGCGCCCTTGGACTGCCGTGTCGACCGGTGACAAACTTCTCGTCGGCCCATGACACTGACGGCAGCGTCACCCTGGACGTTCACTGGAACTTCACCGGAAACACCGAGCTGAAGGATCTTAACACAGACTCCATGTG GAACTTCCACGTGTTCAACACGGTCTGGATGCGCCGGAAGGACCTAACATTTGGACACGACGGCTGGCAGGTGATTGATGCTACACCTCAGGAAATCAGCGGCG GTATGTATGCGTGCGGTCCCAGCCCCGTTGCGGCCATTTTAAATGGTCGCTGTGACGTCGTGTATGATACGTCATTCCTGTTCGCCGCCGTCAATGCCGACCGCGTGCACTGGGGCCGACAGAAAGACGACACGTGGAAAGTGATTGCTATAGAAACATCTGC GACCGGGAAACGTCTGTGCACTAAGGTAGCCGACGGACGCCCGGTGTCCGCGTCACTTACGCACTGCGATAACTTGATAGATGACGTCACTGACCAATTCAAACATAAAGAAG ATACCGGAAGGGAACGCGCGTCAGTGGTGTTAGCCAGTACACTGTCACCTAGAGCGCGCAAAGACGTCTACAGTAAACAAAAC GATATTGAAATGACTGTCCAAGGACCAGATAACGTCATGGTTGGTTTTGACGTCAGCATATCAGTCACGTGTAAGAACAAGAGTGAGGAAAAGAGACATCTTGAGGGTAACGTGTTTGTTGAGGTCATCACATACACGGGGAAAACGTTAGCCACGTGCAAAGTCGAGGAGGCAAAACTGACTCTTGGTGGCTTCGAAC GTAAATTACTCGCCATTCCTGTGAAGGCTGCATCATATATTGACCACGTGACAGAGGCGGCTATGTTGAAAGTGTCGATACTGATGCGTGACACTCAACGTGATAACCTGTATGTCGCCCAGGAGACGTTCCGATTGAGAACCCCGGATTTAAACATCAAA TGTTACAACAGCAGTTGCCAAGTGGACAGGGAGGTGACCCTGCGTATGAGCTTCTCAAACCCTTTGGATCGACCCCTTACCCAGAGTTACCTCTACGTGGAGAGCGCAGGTGCAGATGATCCACGCCTACTTCCCGTGAG GAGCACGCCTGCTTCGTGTGATATGACATGCGACGTAGAACTGACGTTTCAAAGAAAGGGACGTCACTCAATTTACGCGAACTTCTTCTGCAAAGAGCTTCACAGCGTCAAGGGCGTCTTTGAAGTTTATGTGCAGTAA